One region of bacterium genomic DNA includes:
- a CDS encoding methylated-DNA--[protein]-cysteine S-methyltransferase has translation MKTPVGRMRLTATSAGLMRAEFCDDPRDAEGECIETKILQQARKELTEYFAGYRTHFEVPLDLRGTEFQREVWRELRLIPYGTTTTYGEIAKRIFYPSASRAIGLANGQNPIAVIVPCHRVLGQNNHLTGYAGGLDRKAWLLKHECSTLV, from the coding sequence ATGAAGACTCCGGTTGGCCGGATGCGTTTGACTGCGACCTCGGCAGGATTGATGCGCGCGGAATTCTGTGACGATCCCAGAGATGCCGAAGGTGAGTGCATTGAAACAAAGATCCTGCAGCAGGCACGAAAGGAGCTCACTGAGTATTTCGCGGGCTATCGCACGCACTTTGAAGTGCCGCTTGATTTACGCGGCACGGAATTTCAGCGCGAAGTCTGGCGCGAGCTGCGATTGATTCCATATGGCACAACCACCACCTATGGTGAAATTGCCAAGCGCATATTTTATCCAAGCGCGTCCCGCGCCATCGGTCTTGCCAACGGTCAAAACCCGATTGCCGTCATCGTTCCCTGCCACAGAGTCTTAGGTCAAAACAATCATCTCACCGGCTACGCCGGAGGTTTAGACCGAAAAGCATGGCTCTTGAAGCATGAGTGCAGTACGTTAGTGTAA
- a CDS encoding DNA-3-methyladenine glycosylase 2 family protein codes for MHIHTFNAPFSFSRTAKYIGRYENAQTHAVSDEQFCQVLADDAGYFLIEVTPHGESAVRAEIKVGRATDARLAQVRHYLQRTFGCDNELLRFYEFAETNQYLKKWTRDYCGLRLVGIHSLWECLSWSIIGQQVSVASAFSTRSRLALYCGAVVEWQDKIYEGFPTSEAVLSLTPDELRECGLSRQKGEYLQGLALELQLGYLRESLRTESDPAGIRRRLIQLRGVGPWSVEYAMMRVHGDSDACPFEDIGLRNAIAREYGLGRQASIEETKRITESWRPYRGYATFYIWYTLLSNP; via the coding sequence TTCAACGCACCGTTCAGTTTCAGCAGGACGGCGAAGTACATAGGCCGCTATGAAAACGCGCAGACACACGCGGTTTCAGATGAGCAGTTCTGTCAAGTGCTCGCCGATGACGCCGGCTACTTTCTCATCGAGGTAACGCCTCACGGTGAGAGCGCCGTCAGAGCTGAGATCAAAGTTGGCCGAGCAACTGACGCACGATTAGCACAAGTCAGGCATTACCTGCAGCGGACATTTGGGTGCGATAATGAACTATTGCGCTTTTACGAGTTTGCGGAAACTAATCAGTACTTGAAAAAGTGGACGCGTGACTATTGCGGATTGCGACTCGTCGGAATCCACAGCCTCTGGGAGTGTTTGTCGTGGTCCATCATCGGGCAGCAGGTCTCTGTAGCATCTGCGTTCTCAACGCGCTCACGATTAGCCTTGTATTGCGGCGCGGTGGTGGAGTGGCAAGATAAGATTTATGAGGGGTTTCCAACTTCTGAAGCAGTGCTGAGTTTGACACCGGATGAACTGCGGGAGTGCGGGTTGTCAAGACAAAAGGGAGAGTATCTTCAAGGTCTTGCGTTGGAGCTTCAGCTGGGTTATCTTAGGGAGTCGCTGCGTACGGAAAGTGACCCGGCAGGAATTCGGAGACGACTGATACAGCTGCGCGGTGTCGGCCCGTGGTCGGTGGAATATGCGATGATGCGTGTGCATGGCGATTCCGATGCCTGTCCGTTTGAAGACATCGGGTTACGCAATGCGATTGCAAGAGAGTACGGGCTGGGCAGACAGGCGAGTATCGAGGAAACCAAGCGAATAACGGAGAGTTGGCGGCCCTATCGCGGCTACGCTACATTCTATATATGGTACACGTTGTTGAGCAACCCCTAA